The genomic stretch GCGATATAATTTACCCGTTGGTTTCCGGAGGAGGCGTCGATGGGCGATCCGATCCCGTTTCCCGGAGGCTCCCCGAAAGGGGCCGGGTTCCCCTCGCGGGATTTCCCGATCTCGGCCGTGCCGCGGATCGCCCGGATCTGCGCCCTGGGCCTGGCCTTCGACGAACTCCTGGACGAGGTGTGCCGGGAGATCCTCGCCTTAAGCGGCGCCGATGGCAGTTGCCTCTTTCTAAGTCCCCGGGATGAGCGTTCCGAAAACTTTTCGCAGGTGGCGGAGTCGGGGACGCTTCCCGGTGTCAGCGAGGCGTATCGCCCCGGTCCGGCCCTCGTGCGGCTGCTCGACCGGATGCGGGCGGAGGGGAGGATCCAGGCAGACGATCTCTCCCTCCTCCCGGTGTCGGATCCGTTGAAACGGCTGCTCGATCCGTTCCCAGTCCGATCGGCGCTGCTCACCCCCCTCCGGTTCGGTACCCGCCTGCTTGGATTCGTGGCCCTGCACGTCTCCGGCGATCCGAAACCGTGGGGGGGCGAGGTACTGTCCGCGATGGATATGGTGGCGGCGATCCTCTCCGCCGCGTTGGAGCGTCGGCGGGCCGAGGACCACCTGCGCGCGTCCGAAGCGCGGTATCGGTTCCTCACGGAGCACTCCCCCGACCTCATCACCCTTCACGACGCGACGGGGCGCATCCTCTACGCGAGTCCGGCGTCCCTCCCGATGCTGGGGGTCCGCCCGGAGTTGATGAACGGCTCACCGGTCGAGGGGTTCCTCCACCCCGACGACGCCGTGGAAGTCGTGGCGGAAATCCGCCGCACGGCCGGCGGGGAGAAACCGGACGCGTCCCTCCCCTACCGGATGCGGGGCGCCGACGGGCGGTTCGTGGACGTGGAGTCGTCATCGACCTCGTTCCCGGAAGGTCCGGAAGGGGACCGGCGCGTCCTTCGCGTGACTCGCGACATCTCCGGGCGAAGAAAAATGGAGGCCCTCCTCGCCGAGAGCCAGACGCTCTCCACGATCGGGATGCTCGCCGGCGGGGTCGCCCACGAGTTCAACAACGTTCTCGCCGCGATCCAGGGCGCCGTCGAGCTTCTTTCGATGCACGCCGGGGGGAATCCCCAGGACCGCCCGTACCTCGACGTGATCCGCCGAATGGCGAACCGCGCCAATGAGTTGACCCGGCAGCTCCTGGCGTACTCCCGCCAGGGGAAATACACGCCCGCGTCGATCCCGCTGGCGCGCGTGCTATCGGAGACCCTTCCGACGATACGGACGTCCCTGCCTCCCGGGGTCGAGCTCTCCGCGGAGTGCGACGATTCCCTGCCACCGGTTAATGTGGACGTCGCCCAGATGCATCAGGTCGTGATGGGGCTTTGCCTCAACGCCGTGGAAGCGATGACGGGTGGCGGCCGGCTCTCGGTCCGCACGTTTTCCGAACCCGGGGGCGGACGCGTCGTCCTGGAGGTGTCGGACACGGGACCCGGGATCGACGCGAAGACGATGTCCCGCATCTTCGAGCCGTTCTTCACCACGAAGGGCCTCGGCCGCGGCATGGGCCTGGCGGCGATCCGGGGAATCGTCGACAACCACGGCGGCGAGATCCGGATCGTCTCCCGGGAAGGGGAGGGGACGACGTGCACGGTCTTCCTTCCGGTGAGCGTCGTCCCCGCGGCGGCGAAACCGCCCTCCACCGAGGGCCGGCCGGCCGTAGGCGGCCGGGTGCTGCTGGCCGACGACGAGGAGGATGTGCGCGGAGTCGTCCACGCGATGCTCGAAACCCTCGGGTACGAGGTGATCGAAGCCCGGGACGGGCTCGAGGCGGTGGAGATCTTCCAGCGGCGCGCCGCGGAGATCGATCTCGTGATCCTCGACCTCGTGATGCCCCGCCTTACGGGGGAGGCAGCCCTGCGGCAGATGCGCCGAATCGCTCCCGCGGTGCCCGCCATCCTGGTCAGCGGGTACGACGAGAGTGGGCGAATCCTCGAGATCGTCGCCTCCGGGTTCGGCGGCTTCCTCCAGAAGCCGTTCCGCCGGCAGGACCTCGGGAAGAAGATGCGCGAACTCCTCCGCGTTTCCGACGGCTCGGCCGCGGAGTGATCAATGCTCCGGCGGATTCCCCCCTTGATCCTGGCAGCCTGTTTTCTCCTCGCCTGTTCCCCCAGGTCGTACGTCATCTCCCGGATGGCCGACGCCGCCTCCTCCGGCGGGGAGGTCTTCGCGAGGGACGACGACCCGGAACTGGTGCGCGATGCGGTCCCCTTCGCTCTCAAGGGGATGGAGTCGCTCCTGGCTTCGTCGCCGGACCACAAGGGGCTGCTCACGGCGCTCTGCAAGGGGTTCACCCAATACGCCGTCGCCTTCGTTCGCCAGGACGCCGAGGAGGCGCGGGATCCCGAGGCGCGTCGGATGGGAATGGAGCGCTCACGAAGGCTCCTGCTCCGCGCGCGGGACTACGGGGTTCGCGGACTGTCGGTGGACCGGGAGGGATTCGCGGCCACGCTGTCGGCGGACCCGGTCGGGGCGGCAGCGCGAGTGGGGGCGGAGGATGTCCCCCTGCTGTACTGGACGGCCGCGGCGTGGAGCCTCGCCGTGGCATCGTCGTCGGACGACCCGGCGCTGCTGGCGGATCTTCCCCGGTGCGAGGCGCTGATGCGCCGGGCGCTCGCGCTCGACGACCGGTACGACGACGGAGCGATCCACGAGTTTTTCGTTGCCTTCGAGGGGGGACGTCCCGAGGCGATGGGGGGATCCGTCGATCGGGCACGTCGTCATATGGAACGGGCAATGGCGCTGTCCGGGGGGAGGAAGGTCTCGCCGCTGGTCACCTTCGCCGAGACGGTGTCGGTCCGGACCCAGGATCGGAAAGGGTTCCTGGACCTCCTCGACCGCGCGCTCGCCTTCGACGCGCGGTCGGCGGCGCCGGAGCACCGGATGGACAACCTCGTATCCCAGCGCCGGGCGCGCTGGCTGAAAGGGAGGGTGGATGAACTGTTTCTCGATTAGGCGGGC from Candidatus Deferrimicrobium sp. encodes the following:
- a CDS encoding ATP-binding protein — protein: MGDPIPFPGGSPKGAGFPSRDFPISAVPRIARICALGLAFDELLDEVCREILALSGADGSCLFLSPRDERSENFSQVAESGTLPGVSEAYRPGPALVRLLDRMRAEGRIQADDLSLLPVSDPLKRLLDPFPVRSALLTPLRFGTRLLGFVALHVSGDPKPWGGEVLSAMDMVAAILSAALERRRAEDHLRASEARYRFLTEHSPDLITLHDATGRILYASPASLPMLGVRPELMNGSPVEGFLHPDDAVEVVAEIRRTAGGEKPDASLPYRMRGADGRFVDVESSSTSFPEGPEGDRRVLRVTRDISGRRKMEALLAESQTLSTIGMLAGGVAHEFNNVLAAIQGAVELLSMHAGGNPQDRPYLDVIRRMANRANELTRQLLAYSRQGKYTPASIPLARVLSETLPTIRTSLPPGVELSAECDDSLPPVNVDVAQMHQVVMGLCLNAVEAMTGGGRLSVRTFSEPGGGRVVLEVSDTGPGIDAKTMSRIFEPFFTTKGLGRGMGLAAIRGIVDNHGGEIRIVSREGEGTTCTVFLPVSVVPAAAKPPSTEGRPAVGGRVLLADDEEDVRGVVHAMLETLGYEVIEARDGLEAVEIFQRRAAEIDLVILDLVMPRLTGEAALRQMRRIAPAVPAILVSGYDESGRILEIVASGFGGFLQKPFRRQDLGKKMRELLRVSDGSAAE
- a CDS encoding TRAP transporter TatT component family protein, with product MILAACFLLACSPRSYVISRMADAASSGGEVFARDDDPELVRDAVPFALKGMESLLASSPDHKGLLTALCKGFTQYAVAFVRQDAEEARDPEARRMGMERSRRLLLRARDYGVRGLSVDREGFAATLSADPVGAAARVGAEDVPLLYWTAAAWSLAVASSSDDPALLADLPRCEALMRRALALDDRYDDGAIHEFFVAFEGGRPEAMGGSVDRARRHMERAMALSGGRKVSPLVTFAETVSVRTQDRKGFLDLLDRALAFDARSAAPEHRMDNLVSQRRARWLKGRVDELFLD